A genomic segment from Acidimicrobiales bacterium encodes:
- the thpR gene encoding RNA 2',3'-cyclic phosphodiesterase — MRLFVAVWPSADVLDVLADLPRPEVSGVRWTTKGQWHVTLRFFGHVAAGEVDQVTGTFGRIDVGSAGPVTADMGPVTACLGRGILQVPVEGLDELARATVEATTGVGQPPDDRPFRGHLTLARARGRKGDLRRWRGTPLAARWKVADLTLVASTPHREGSRYEVVASLPLA; from the coding sequence GTGCGGCTGTTCGTCGCCGTCTGGCCATCCGCCGACGTCCTCGATGTGCTCGCCGACCTGCCCCGACCCGAGGTGTCCGGGGTGCGGTGGACGACGAAAGGGCAGTGGCACGTGACGCTGCGGTTCTTCGGCCACGTGGCGGCCGGGGAAGTCGACCAGGTGACCGGTACGTTCGGTCGGATCGACGTGGGCTCGGCCGGTCCGGTGACGGCCGACATGGGGCCGGTGACGGCCTGCTTGGGGCGGGGCATCCTCCAGGTCCCGGTCGAGGGTCTCGACGAGCTGGCCCGGGCAACCGTCGAGGCCACCACGGGCGTGGGCCAGCCTCCCGACGACCGCCCCTTCCGGGGGCACCTGACGCTGGCGCGCGCCCGCGGGCGAAAGGGGGATCTGCGGCGATGGCGGGGGACGCCGCTGGCCGCCCGCTGGAAGGTCGCCGATCTGACTCTCGTCGCCAGCACCCCCCACCGGGAAGGGTCCCGGTACGAGGTCGTGGCCTCCCTGCCGCTGGCGTGA
- a CDS encoding aldehyde dehydrogenase family protein — protein sequence MQSDQTLQIKPGTSWSEVYDRCRTIAPEAFGPDGVRNLWGGEWRESGTALRSVSSIDGTAIAGPPMLEPEEAEEALRAAVADHRAWAVVPLDERRQRVSAAVEALEAHRELLALLLVWEVGKPFRQSMVEVDRTISGVTWYVDNIAPMLEGRRPLYGPVSNIASWNYPLSVLVHAMFVQALAGNACIAKAPTDGGVSTLTLALALARRAGLPVTLVSGSGGLLSPVLVRSPEIGCLAFVGGREAGGQIVSELVRTDKRHMLEQEGLNAWGIWQFSDWEGLAVHLRKGFEYAKQRCTAYPRYVVQRSHFDEFLATLLPVLDSLEFGNPLAVSDADDPLPDLDFGPLITAGKATELAADVEEAIDRGGVPLYRGSTARAHFVEGQDTSAYVPPVAIFDPPRSSALYHAEPFGPIDTLVVVDTQAELLAAMNVSNGALVASIACDDAEVANKLAAELQSFKVGVNKPRSRGDRDEPFGGRGASWKGAFVGGEYLVQAVTEGPPGERLFGHFPDYQRYPPT from the coding sequence GTGCAGTCCGATCAGACCCTCCAGATCAAGCCCGGCACCAGCTGGTCCGAGGTCTACGACCGCTGTCGGACCATCGCTCCCGAGGCGTTCGGTCCCGACGGGGTCCGCAACCTCTGGGGAGGCGAGTGGCGTGAGAGCGGCACCGCCCTCCGCTCGGTGTCGTCCATCGACGGCACCGCCATCGCGGGGCCGCCGATGCTCGAGCCCGAGGAGGCCGAAGAGGCCCTGCGGGCGGCGGTGGCCGACCACCGGGCATGGGCCGTCGTCCCCCTCGACGAGCGGCGACAGCGGGTCAGCGCCGCCGTCGAGGCGCTCGAGGCCCACCGCGAGCTCCTCGCCCTGCTGCTCGTGTGGGAGGTCGGCAAGCCCTTCCGGCAGTCGATGGTCGAGGTGGACCGCACGATCTCCGGCGTGACCTGGTACGTCGACAACATCGCGCCCATGCTCGAAGGACGTCGGCCACTCTACGGACCGGTATCCAACATCGCCTCGTGGAACTATCCGCTCTCGGTGCTGGTGCACGCCATGTTCGTCCAGGCCCTGGCGGGCAACGCCTGCATCGCCAAGGCGCCGACCGACGGGGGCGTCTCGACCCTCACCCTGGCCCTGGCCCTGGCCCGGCGGGCAGGGCTGCCCGTGACCCTGGTGAGCGGGTCCGGCGGTCTGCTCTCTCCCGTGCTGGTGCGGTCCCCCGAGATCGGGTGCCTTGCCTTCGTCGGGGGCCGGGAAGCGGGCGGACAGATCGTCTCCGAGCTGGTCCGCACCGACAAGCGCCACATGCTGGAGCAGGAGGGGCTCAACGCCTGGGGCATCTGGCAGTTCTCCGACTGGGAGGGCCTCGCTGTCCACCTGCGCAAGGGCTTCGAGTACGCCAAGCAGCGGTGCACCGCCTACCCCCGCTACGTCGTCCAGCGGTCGCACTTCGACGAGTTCCTCGCCACCCTCCTGCCGGTGCTGGACTCCCTCGAGTTCGGCAATCCCCTGGCCGTGAGCGATGCTGACGACCCCCTTCCCGACCTCGACTTCGGCCCGCTCATCACCGCCGGCAAGGCGACCGAGCTGGCCGCCGACGTGGAGGAGGCCATCGACCGAGGGGGTGTCCCGCTGTACCGAGGGTCCACCGCCCGGGCCCACTTCGTCGAGGGTCAGGACACCTCGGCCTACGTGCCGCCGGTCGCCATCTTCGACCCCCCGCGGAGCTCGGCCCTGTACCACGCCGAGCCCTTCGGGCCCATCGACACACTGGTGGTCGTGGACACCCAAGCCGAGCTGCTGGCGGCGATGAACGTCTCCAACGGGGCCCTCGTGGCCTCGATCGCCTGCGACGACGCCGAGGTCGCCAACAAGCTGGCGGCCGAGCTCCAGTCGTTCAAGGTCGGCGTGAACAAGCCCCGATCCCGGGGCGACCGCGACGAGCCCTTCGGAGGCCGGGGGGCGTCGTGGAAGGGCGCCTTCGTGGGCGGCGAGTACCTGGTGCAGGCCGTCACCGAGGGCCCACCGGGCGAGCGTCTCTTCGGGCATTTCCCGGACTACCAGCGCTACCCCCCGACCTGA
- the dapF gene encoding diaminopimelate epimerase: MPVLRLTKHHGRGNDFLVLLDPDDRHPLDSATARQLCDRRRGVGADGAIRATLAEPGDDGAALCMELRNADGGIAEMSGNGVRCLAQAAVDAGVASGPAFVIRTLAGPRTVTVGPSERAGTMQVSVDMGEAELGEEEPDGTVEKLLPDGSWRARTVSVGNPHLVLLGPDLDGPDLEKIDMARTGWEAQDAYPGGINVELVAPGPGPGELVLRVWERGVGETLACGTGSCAAAAAARSWGVVGDQVLVHNPGGTLEVGVNGLGVVLASPVRRICTVEVEVP, encoded by the coding sequence ATGCCTGTCCTCCGCCTGACCAAGCACCACGGCCGGGGCAACGACTTCCTCGTGCTGTTGGATCCCGATGACCGCCACCCGCTTGACTCCGCGACAGCTCGGCAACTGTGCGATCGCCGCCGCGGTGTGGGCGCCGACGGGGCGATCCGGGCCACGCTGGCCGAGCCCGGTGACGACGGCGCTGCGCTGTGCATGGAGCTCCGCAACGCCGACGGCGGCATCGCCGAGATGAGTGGGAACGGTGTCCGATGCCTGGCCCAGGCGGCGGTGGACGCGGGCGTGGCGTCGGGGCCCGCGTTCGTCATCCGCACCCTCGCGGGTCCCCGAACGGTGACGGTCGGCCCGAGCGAGCGGGCGGGAACGATGCAGGTGAGCGTCGACATGGGCGAGGCGGAGCTGGGGGAGGAAGAGCCCGATGGGACCGTCGAGAAGCTGCTTCCCGACGGGAGCTGGCGGGCGCGCACAGTGAGCGTCGGCAACCCCCACTTGGTGCTGCTCGGCCCCGATCTCGACGGCCCCGATCTCGAGAAGATCGACATGGCCCGCACCGGATGGGAGGCCCAGGACGCCTACCCCGGCGGCATCAACGTCGAGCTCGTCGCCCCCGGTCCGGGCCCTGGCGAGCTGGTCCTGCGGGTCTGGGAGCGGGGGGTGGGCGAGACGCTGGCGTGCGGCACGGGAAGTTGCGCGGCGGCGGCCGCGGCCAGGTCGTGGGGAGTGGTTGGCGACCAGGTGCTGGTGCACAACCCGGGAGGCACGCTCGAGGTCGGTGTGAACGGTCTCGGCGTCGTGCTGGCCAGTCCGGTGCGGCGCATCTGCACCGTCGAGGTGGAGGTTCCTTGA
- the miaA gene encoding tRNA (adenosine(37)-N6)-dimethylallyltransferase MiaA, producing MTAAPEPTSRHLALVGTTASGKSAVAFEIARRRPDVELVSVDSMCVYRGMDIGTAKPTPAQRAEVPHHLLDLADPSEDYSVSRFQADARAVLDGIEARGHRALLVGGTGLYLQAVVDELELPGRWPEVAAGLEAEADRPGGVGTLHARLNDLDPVAAGRMRPSNRRRVVRALEVTLGSGRRFSSFGPGLATYAASRFQLVGLRLSPREVARRIEERFLAQLGAGFLDEVRGLASSGPGLSRTARQALGYRELLAHVEQGVPLDEATADGIRRTRSFARRQRAWFRRDPRITWIDPVDPGGHANPLAAVPTLLGNWIGCLSSA from the coding sequence ATGACAGCGGCGCCCGAGCCGACGAGCCGGCACCTGGCCCTTGTGGGCACGACGGCCTCCGGCAAGTCAGCGGTGGCGTTCGAGATCGCCCGGCGCCGGCCCGACGTCGAGCTCGTGTCGGTCGACTCGATGTGCGTGTACCGCGGCATGGATATCGGGACCGCCAAGCCCACACCCGCCCAGCGGGCCGAGGTGCCTCACCACCTCCTCGACCTGGCCGACCCGTCGGAGGACTACTCGGTGAGCCGGTTCCAGGCCGATGCCCGCGCTGTCCTGGATGGCATCGAGGCGAGGGGTCACAGGGCCCTGCTCGTCGGCGGCACCGGCCTGTACCTCCAGGCCGTGGTCGACGAGCTCGAGCTGCCGGGCCGGTGGCCCGAGGTCGCTGCCGGGCTGGAAGCCGAGGCCGACCGCCCGGGTGGCGTCGGCACCCTGCACGCCCGCCTGAATGACCTCGATCCCGTGGCGGCGGGTCGGATGCGGCCGTCGAACCGCCGGCGGGTCGTGCGGGCGCTGGAGGTGACCCTCGGGAGCGGACGACGCTTCTCCTCCTTCGGACCGGGACTCGCCACCTATGCCGCCTCACGGTTCCAGCTGGTCGGGCTGCGCCTGTCGCCACGGGAGGTGGCCAGGCGCATCGAAGAGCGGTTCCTGGCCCAGCTGGGGGCCGGGTTCCTCGACGAGGTGCGCGGGCTGGCCAGCAGCGGGCCTGGGCTGTCCCGGACGGCTCGCCAGGCCCTCGGCTACCGCGAGCTGCTCGCCCACGTGGAACAGGGCGTGCCGCTGGATGAGGCGACGGCCGACGGCATCCGCCGGACGCGGTCGTTCGCCCGCCGGCAGCGGGCCTGGTTCCGGCGCGATCCGCGCATCACCTGGATCGACCCCGTCGATCCAGGTGGTCACGCCAATCCGCTCGCCGCTGTGCCCACCCTGCTGGGAAACTGGATCGGATGCCTGTCCTCCGCCTGA
- a CDS encoding MiaB/RimO family radical SAM methylthiotransferase — protein MTRKFLVRTFGCQMNEHDSERLAGLLETEGMEPTDEVGEADVVVLNTCCIRENADNRLYGHLGQLKAVRDHRPGMQIAVGGCLAQKDRGLVQQRAGQVDVVFGTHNVGRLAELLRQAAREGPVMEILDEAPADDSALFPSALPVRRQLGHAAWVTIQIGCDNSCAFCIVPAVRGREVSRPFGDVVAEVEHLARAGTVEVTLLGQNVNSYGRDITAALRSGATVGDSSGSDAIQRAGQVWVEAGASRARPLFADLLRAVGAVPGIRRVRYTSPHPKDLRPETIAAMAEVGAVCEHLHLPLQSGSDRVLAAMRRGYTARRYLDRLAAARSAIPDLAVTTDIIVGFPGETDDDFDRTLEVVAEAEYDSAYTFLFSPRPGTRAADMTDEAVPAEVAAERFAQLRVVVERSALAKHRARIGRTEEVLVEGPSKRDPNVTSGRTRQNKLVHFAAPEPAPSPGTSALVHVTAAAPHHLGGELLSVGDRPRQRGRIPVTAG, from the coding sequence GTGACCCGGAAGTTCCTCGTGCGCACCTTCGGGTGCCAGATGAACGAGCACGATTCCGAGCGGCTGGCGGGCCTGCTCGAGACCGAGGGCATGGAGCCCACGGACGAGGTCGGCGAAGCCGACGTCGTGGTCCTCAACACCTGCTGCATCAGAGAGAACGCGGACAACCGGCTCTACGGGCACCTCGGCCAGCTCAAGGCGGTGCGCGACCACCGACCGGGCATGCAGATCGCCGTCGGTGGCTGCCTGGCCCAGAAGGACCGGGGCCTGGTCCAGCAGCGGGCCGGCCAGGTCGACGTGGTCTTCGGTACCCACAACGTGGGCCGGCTGGCCGAACTGCTCCGCCAGGCAGCGCGCGAGGGTCCCGTCATGGAGATCCTCGACGAGGCACCGGCCGACGACAGCGCGCTGTTCCCGTCGGCGCTTCCGGTCCGTCGACAGCTCGGCCACGCCGCCTGGGTCACCATCCAGATCGGCTGCGACAACAGCTGTGCCTTCTGCATCGTGCCCGCCGTGCGGGGTCGCGAGGTGAGCCGACCGTTCGGCGATGTGGTGGCCGAGGTGGAGCACCTCGCCCGGGCCGGCACCGTGGAGGTAACCCTCCTCGGCCAGAACGTCAACTCCTACGGCCGGGACATCACCGCGGCCCTGCGCTCGGGCGCGACGGTCGGAGACTCCAGTGGGAGTGACGCGATCCAGCGGGCGGGTCAGGTCTGGGTCGAGGCGGGCGCGTCGCGGGCCCGTCCCCTGTTCGCCGACCTGCTGCGGGCGGTGGGAGCCGTTCCCGGCATCAGGCGGGTCCGCTACACCAGCCCCCATCCCAAGGATCTCCGGCCCGAGACCATCGCCGCCATGGCCGAGGTGGGCGCCGTCTGCGAGCACCTTCACCTGCCCCTGCAGTCGGGGAGCGATCGCGTACTCGCCGCCATGCGTCGGGGCTACACCGCCCGTCGGTACCTCGACCGGCTGGCTGCGGCCCGGAGCGCAATCCCGGACCTGGCCGTCACGACCGACATCATCGTCGGGTTCCCCGGTGAGACCGACGATGACTTCGATCGCACCCTCGAGGTCGTCGCCGAGGCCGAGTACGACAGCGCCTACACGTTCCTGTTCTCGCCCCGTCCCGGCACGCGGGCGGCGGACATGACCGACGAGGCGGTGCCGGCGGAGGTGGCCGCCGAGCGCTTCGCCCAGCTGCGGGTGGTGGTCGAGCGCTCGGCGCTCGCCAAGCACCGGGCACGGATCGGACGGACCGAAGAGGTACTGGTCGAGGGGCCGAGCAAGCGTGATCCGAACGTCACCTCCGGGCGCACCAGGCAGAACAAGCTCGTCCACTTCGCGGCGCCGGAGCCCGCACCCAGCCCGGGCACCTCGGCCCTAGTGCACGTGACCGCCGCGGCACCACATCACCTCGGCGGCGAGCTGCTGTCGGTGGGTGACCGACCTCGCCAGCGGGGCCGCATCCCGGTCACGGCAGGCTGA
- the recA gene encoding intein-containing recombinase RecA encodes MERDKALDMAIGHVEKQFGKGSIMRMGERVDMAIESVPTGAMALDLALGVGGLPRGRIVELYGPESSGKSTLAMHVVAEGQRNGGICAYIDAEHAMDPVYARAIGVDIDELLISQPDTGEQALEIADMLIRSGALDVLVIDSVAALTPRAEIEGEMGDAHVGLQARLMSQALRKLTGTLSRSNTIAIFINQLREKIGVVYGSPEVTPGGRALKFYSSVRLDIRRIESIKDGGEVIGNRTRVKVVKNKCLAAGTRVFDPTTGCTHAMEDIVERDEGVAVMAADKLGKLHVRRVTGRMDQGEHEVIGLHLRDGTALWATGDHRILTDRGWREAGELAVGDRVARPRRAVGFGAEQPVPPDRARMLGYLIGDGCVSGKTPISFTNVQESLQADAAAIASALGCDSHPRGIQVSFSHRTGEKNGLLELARWAGIWGQLAATKRIPTAFFASDVSEEVVGNLLFGLWESDGWVSREQTGGIRCGFTTTSEQLAQQLHWLLLRWGIGSSVRVYDPTSKRPSIVKGRRVQGKLPCWEVRVSGIDNVTRFSSALPMWGPKGQVLTAELSDPELGKHRGSQRGYLPASQTEPVLDYLRGQGVTVELACQLLGYGPGRGGARSLRVLLGPSRLRRDRVERLADALESEFLEGVLDEDVWYDRIVAVSPPEWRPIYDIEVDDLHTFVANDVVVSNCSPPFKSAEFDIMYGRGISREGSVIDVAVDLGIVKKSGAWYTYEGEQLGQGRENAKQFLLENAELMVELNERVRQQVGMGSGSEDVPLGTQAADDEPISLKE; translated from the coding sequence GTGGAACGTGACAAGGCGCTCGACATGGCGATCGGGCACGTCGAGAAGCAGTTCGGCAAGGGCTCGATCATGCGCATGGGCGAGCGGGTGGACATGGCCATCGAGTCCGTTCCCACCGGCGCCATGGCCCTCGACCTGGCCCTCGGTGTCGGTGGGCTGCCCCGGGGCCGGATCGTCGAGCTCTACGGACCCGAGTCCTCGGGGAAGTCGACCCTGGCCATGCACGTCGTGGCCGAGGGGCAGCGCAACGGCGGCATCTGTGCCTACATCGACGCCGAGCACGCCATGGACCCGGTCTACGCCAGGGCCATCGGCGTCGACATCGACGAGCTGCTGATCTCCCAGCCCGACACCGGGGAGCAGGCGCTCGAGATCGCCGACATGCTCATCCGGTCGGGAGCCCTCGACGTGCTGGTCATCGACTCGGTGGCGGCGCTCACTCCCCGAGCGGAGATCGAGGGAGAGATGGGCGACGCCCACGTCGGCCTCCAGGCCCGTCTCATGTCCCAGGCGCTGCGCAAGCTCACCGGGACCCTCAGCCGGTCCAACACCATCGCCATATTTATCAATCAGCTGCGAGAAAAGATAGGTGTCGTGTACGGCTCACCTGAGGTGACCCCAGGCGGGAGGGCGCTCAAGTTCTACTCGTCGGTCCGACTCGACATCCGCAGGATCGAGTCCATCAAGGACGGCGGCGAGGTCATCGGCAACCGCACGCGGGTCAAGGTGGTGAAAAACAAGTGCCTGGCCGCCGGTACCCGCGTCTTCGACCCCACCACGGGCTGCACGCATGCCATGGAGGACATCGTCGAGCGGGACGAGGGTGTCGCGGTGATGGCCGCGGACAAGCTCGGCAAGCTGCACGTTCGGCGCGTGACCGGTCGCATGGACCAGGGCGAGCACGAGGTCATCGGTCTGCATCTGCGGGACGGCACGGCCTTGTGGGCTACCGGCGACCACCGGATCCTCACGGACAGAGGATGGCGCGAGGCGGGTGAGCTGGCCGTTGGTGATCGGGTCGCCCGACCCCGGCGGGCAGTTGGCTTCGGAGCCGAGCAGCCAGTACCCCCGGATCGGGCCCGGATGCTCGGCTATCTCATCGGAGACGGCTGCGTGAGCGGGAAGACGCCGATCTCCTTTACCAATGTTCAAGAGTCGCTCCAGGCTGACGCGGCCGCCATCGCCTCTGCGCTGGGGTGCGATTCCCATCCTCGCGGTATCCAGGTCAGCTTCTCGCACCGAACTGGCGAGAAGAACGGGCTACTGGAGCTGGCCCGGTGGGCCGGTATCTGGGGCCAGTTGGCGGCTACAAAGCGCATCCCAACCGCCTTTTTCGCTTCGGACGTGTCCGAAGAGGTGGTGGGCAACCTGTTGTTCGGCCTCTGGGAGAGCGATGGCTGGGTCAGTCGGGAGCAGACCGGCGGCATCCGCTGCGGGTTCACCACGACGTCCGAACAGCTGGCTCAGCAGCTTCACTGGCTTCTGCTGCGCTGGGGCATCGGCAGCTCGGTCCGGGTCTACGACCCAACGTCCAAGCGGCCGAGCATCGTCAAGGGGCGCAGGGTGCAAGGGAAGCTCCCTTGTTGGGAGGTTCGGGTGAGTGGCATCGACAACGTCACCCGCTTCTCATCGGCTCTCCCGATGTGGGGTCCCAAGGGACAGGTGCTCACTGCTGAGCTGTCCGATCCCGAGCTCGGCAAGCACCGTGGCTCTCAGCGCGGTTACCTTCCGGCCAGCCAGACCGAGCCGGTGCTCGACTACCTGAGGGGTCAGGGCGTCACGGTCGAGCTCGCCTGCCAGTTGCTGGGCTACGGGCCGGGCAGAGGAGGGGCACGGAGCTTGAGGGTGTTGCTTGGCCCGTCCCGGCTCCGCCGTGACCGCGTGGAGCGGCTGGCCGATGCGCTGGAGAGCGAGTTCCTCGAGGGCGTGCTGGACGAGGACGTCTGGTACGACCGGATCGTCGCCGTCAGCCCCCCGGAATGGCGACCCATCTACGACATCGAGGTGGATGATCTCCATACCTTCGTGGCCAATGACGTCGTAGTGTCGAACTGTTCGCCGCCTTTCAAATCGGCGGAGTTCGACATCATGTACGGCCGGGGCATCAGCCGGGAGGGGTCGGTCATCGACGTCGCCGTCGACCTGGGCATCGTGAAGAAATCCGGTGCCTGGTACACCTACGAGGGCGAGCAGCTCGGTCAGGGCCGGGAGAACGCCAAGCAGTTCCTGCTCGAGAACGCCGAGCTGATGGTCGAGCTCAACGAGCGTGTCCGGCAACAGGTGGGAATGGGGTCGGGGTCCGAGGACGTTCCATTGGGAACACAGGCTGCCGACGACGAACCCATCTCGTTGAAGGAATGA